One Pyrococcus furiosus DSM 3638 genomic region harbors:
- a CDS encoding potassium channel family protein, with the protein MDEVEEYRYEPKSVKELFVEMKNTVELMIDLAYASVLFGDKEMAEEVLELEERIDLLNYQLMSHAVLAARNVKEAEQIISILQIANAIEDISNAAGDLAKMILEGIELHPVIKEAIIEGEEIIGRIVVSPDSILVGRTLGELELATNTGVWIIAARRGKRWIFGPDKDFRIRAGDILIGRGTRTSIEQLKEIGRGVIRVIGNERA; encoded by the coding sequence ATGGATGAAGTAGAGGAATATCGGTACGAACCCAAAAGTGTTAAAGAACTATTTGTAGAAATGAAAAATACAGTTGAACTAATGATAGATCTCGCTTATGCATCAGTTCTATTTGGGGACAAGGAAATGGCAGAAGAAGTCCTTGAGCTTGAAGAAAGAATTGATCTGTTAAATTATCAACTAATGAGTCATGCCGTTCTTGCAGCAAGGAACGTTAAGGAAGCAGAGCAAATTATCTCAATTCTTCAAATAGCAAATGCCATAGAAGACATTTCAAATGCTGCTGGAGATTTAGCTAAAATGATCCTTGAGGGAATTGAGCTCCATCCAGTAATTAAGGAAGCAATAATAGAAGGAGAAGAAATAATAGGGAGAATTGTAGTATCCCCAGATTCTATTCTGGTCGGAAGGACCCTAGGAGAGCTAGAATTAGCTACCAATACTGGAGTATGGATAATAGCAGCAAGGAGAGGGAAGAGATGGATATTTGGGCCAGACAAAGACTTCAGAATTAGAGCAGGAGATATATTGATTGGAAGAGGAACAAGGACATCTATTGAACAGCTCAAAGAAATTGGAAGAGGTGTTATAAGGGTGATTGGCAATGAAAGAGCTTGA
- the tsaA gene encoding tRNA (N6-threonylcarbamoyladenosine(37)-N6)-methyltransferase TrmO: MEVVPIGYIRKTDRDVFIEILDEFLEGLEGLEEGMWIKVIAWLHKSDTWEKRRILKVHPRGDKRNPIRGVFATRSPVRPNPFGLYTVFIEKIERNKLYISWIDAYDNTPVLDIRPFVERLDCPADINLEEYEYLGSSGRVDVMVRRSEHLDELEEVSPEEYVAAILEINGRSVPLSARDIYKLAKLLNKILEELPVEIKDKLGI, translated from the coding sequence ATGGAAGTAGTTCCCATAGGGTATATAAGGAAGACAGACAGGGATGTTTTCATTGAGATTCTAGATGAGTTTTTGGAGGGACTAGAAGGGCTTGAAGAGGGAATGTGGATAAAGGTGATAGCTTGGCTACATAAAAGTGATACTTGGGAAAAGAGAAGAATACTTAAGGTTCATCCAAGAGGAGACAAAAGAAATCCCATAAGGGGAGTGTTCGCTACTCGCTCTCCTGTAAGGCCGAATCCTTTTGGTCTTTACACCGTTTTTATTGAAAAAATTGAAAGAAACAAGCTTTACATAAGTTGGATTGATGCATACGACAACACCCCAGTTCTTGATATCAGGCCTTTCGTTGAGAGGTTAGACTGTCCGGCGGATATCAATCTTGAGGAGTACGAATATTTGGGATCGTCGGGGAGAGTCGATGTGATGGTAAGAAGATCAGAGCATCTTGACGAATTAGAAGAAGTTAGTCCAGAGGAATATGTAGCAGCCATTCTAGAGATAAATGGGAGATCAGTACCTCTATCAGCTAGAGACATTTACAAATTGGCTAAACTATTAAATAAAATTCTTGAAGAGCTTCCTGTTGAGATAAAAGATAAACTGGGAATTTAG
- a CDS encoding phosphate signaling complex PhoU family protein has translation MEFRKIQFTGRSSYIVSLPKAWIREHGLKQGDLVSLVFNPDGSITIFPGKPKEEEETKTIEITEKFSPDMAIRLVISAYIQGYDTIEIIINKELPIYKVYVRKILQSLPGVEIISEEPQKIVAKSLLDEEEISFGEILSRMKSIIISMFEDLYGIINSQEAREELLRDLNDLENELDRFYFLMIRTVNRILLRKGSFKEETIIKRTFDLIGILLIARNIERIGDHIIRIAENPGKIDVGYLKEKFVQVIREIERKNLERLDKLMLELSEEAKKINYRESVAMDSYRRILEYLENIGETIINMAIS, from the coding sequence ATGGAGTTTAGAAAAATTCAGTTTACAGGAAGGAGTTCATACATAGTTTCCCTTCCCAAAGCATGGATAAGAGAGCATGGGCTGAAGCAGGGGGACTTAGTTTCCTTGGTTTTTAATCCAGATGGAAGCATAACAATATTCCCAGGGAAACCAAAGGAAGAAGAGGAAACTAAAACTATAGAGATCACAGAAAAATTTTCCCCGGATATGGCTATTAGGCTTGTAATCTCCGCATATATTCAGGGTTATGATACTATTGAGATAATTATTAATAAAGAGCTTCCGATATACAAGGTATACGTTAGAAAAATTCTTCAGAGCCTTCCTGGGGTTGAGATAATATCTGAGGAACCCCAAAAGATAGTTGCAAAAAGCTTGCTTGATGAAGAGGAGATAAGCTTTGGGGAGATTTTAAGTAGAATGAAGTCAATTATAATTTCAATGTTTGAGGATTTGTATGGGATTATAAACTCCCAGGAAGCCAGAGAAGAGTTGTTAAGAGATCTTAATGACTTGGAAAACGAACTTGATAGATTTTATTTCCTAATGATTAGAACTGTAAATAGAATACTCTTGAGGAAGGGAAGTTTTAAAGAAGAGACAATAATTAAAAGAACTTTTGATTTGATTGGAATTCTTCTGATAGCCAGAAACATTGAGAGGATTGGTGACCACATAATTAGAATAGCCGAAAATCCTGGGAAGATAGACGTTGGGTATCTAAAGGAGAAGTTTGTTCAAGTTATTAGAGAAATAGAGAGAAAAAACCTTGAAAGGTTAGACAAGCTGATGCTGGAGTTGAGTGAGGAGGCAAAGAAAATAAATTATAGAGAGTCAGTCGCCATGGACAGTTACAGAAGAATTCTGGAATACCTCGAAAACATAGGAGAGACTATAATCAATATGGCGATAAGTTAA
- a CDS encoding MFS transporter has protein sequence MQKDAPLLIIANAVGQMFLQFSWFIMPFYLKVLGYGMTEIGTFFSIQTLTGGIFFLLAGQLSLKIGHKRSLIIAFLFGALGRTLQVLAPNFYVLALGFFFVGINMGLRDPNYSALLSEKVASEEERHKIFSYSFGLGTLANSLGVLVAGYLPGHLVERGFPSELAYRAVVALALIQFAIVLPILIIVKDVPIKKPAIEWRRELVVKILKFSLPSAIIGLGAGITIPFMSLYFNVRFGVDIRSISWIFFGQQLIMGLGSFVLPGIIKKLGPVKVITYFQWGAAMLFLIFPSIPTFIISAIVYVVRSILMNIVWPVNDSFMMGFFKTEEKATAAGIRRAFSTFMRSLGNYIGGILFAISLNYPFYATALLYILATGIFYTFFIHHNKHA, from the coding sequence ATGCAGAAAGATGCCCCATTGCTAATTATAGCAAACGCAGTTGGACAGATGTTTCTCCAATTTTCCTGGTTCATAATGCCCTTCTATCTAAAAGTATTAGGATATGGAATGACTGAGATAGGAACATTTTTCTCAATACAGACTCTAACAGGGGGAATATTCTTTCTTCTTGCTGGACAACTAAGTTTGAAGATAGGACACAAAAGATCACTAATCATTGCTTTCCTCTTTGGGGCACTTGGAAGAACTCTCCAAGTCTTAGCTCCTAACTTCTACGTTTTAGCCCTGGGTTTCTTTTTCGTTGGGATAAATATGGGACTCAGAGATCCAAATTATTCAGCACTTTTAAGTGAGAAAGTAGCGAGCGAAGAAGAGAGACATAAGATATTTTCCTACTCATTTGGTCTCGGAACACTTGCAAATTCTTTAGGCGTTCTAGTTGCCGGTTACCTCCCAGGCCACCTAGTAGAGAGAGGATTCCCCAGTGAACTTGCTTATAGAGCTGTCGTAGCTCTCGCATTAATTCAATTCGCAATAGTTCTGCCAATATTAATTATTGTAAAAGATGTGCCAATAAAGAAACCCGCTATAGAATGGAGAAGGGAATTGGTAGTTAAAATACTGAAGTTCTCCCTTCCGAGCGCAATTATTGGCCTAGGAGCGGGGATAACAATACCCTTCATGAGCTTATACTTTAATGTGAGATTTGGAGTTGATATTAGAAGCATTAGCTGGATATTTTTTGGTCAGCAACTAATCATGGGACTTGGCTCATTTGTACTTCCAGGGATCATTAAGAAATTAGGCCCAGTAAAGGTTATTACTTATTTCCAATGGGGTGCAGCGATGTTATTTCTAATTTTTCCATCAATCCCCACTTTTATAATTTCGGCAATAGTCTATGTCGTGAGATCAATTCTTATGAACATAGTTTGGCCTGTGAATGACTCATTTATGATGGGATTCTTTAAAACAGAGGAAAAAGCAACAGCTGCTGGAATAAGAAGGGCATTTTCAACTTTTATGCGCTCCCTGGGCAACTACATAGGTGGGATCCTGTTCGCAATATCCCTAAATTATCCATTCTATGCAACAGCCCTCCTTTACATCCTTGCAACCGGAATCTTCTATACCTTCTTTATACATCACAACAAACATGCTTAG
- a CDS encoding radical SAM protein has product MKVRVSYGTAIAMGLIKAKMLSSPTTAYLMTYHNGRCLNDCKFCPQARSSKADIEKLSRITWPVFELEDVIKNFHRGNFSRICLQTVDYPELVEDVLKITEALSELGKPISISITPVSRGTLEELKSNGVDYIGIGLDAGSKEVYEKVKISRYSWDDMWKFLDETVRVFGKGRGVVHLIVGLGEKDIDLLRTIEEVYSRGGSVSLFAFTPIKGTALEKLSSPPIERYRKIQAAHYLIKAGRAKVEDFEFDDAGNLIRIPHKVPYTAFLTQGCPFCNRPYYNERPGRELYNYPSIEVLVEDMEKGRFTGV; this is encoded by the coding sequence ATGAAGGTTAGAGTTTCATATGGAACGGCTATAGCCATGGGGCTAATTAAGGCCAAGATGCTCTCTAGCCCTACTACAGCTTATCTCATGACGTATCACAATGGGAGATGTCTTAATGATTGCAAATTTTGCCCCCAGGCTAGATCAAGTAAGGCAGATATAGAGAAGCTTTCCCGAATAACTTGGCCGGTTTTTGAACTTGAAGATGTTATTAAGAATTTTCATAGAGGAAATTTCTCTAGAATATGTCTTCAGACAGTAGATTACCCAGAACTAGTTGAAGATGTTCTTAAAATCACTGAAGCTTTGAGTGAGCTAGGCAAGCCAATCTCTATTTCAATAACTCCAGTTTCTAGAGGCACTCTGGAGGAGCTTAAAAGCAATGGTGTTGATTACATAGGGATAGGGCTTGATGCAGGGAGTAAAGAAGTTTATGAAAAGGTAAAGATTTCGAGATACTCCTGGGATGATATGTGGAAGTTTTTGGATGAAACAGTTAGAGTTTTTGGAAAGGGCAGGGGAGTTGTGCACCTAATAGTAGGACTTGGTGAGAAGGATATTGATTTGCTAAGGACCATAGAGGAGGTCTATTCTAGAGGGGGCAGTGTCTCTCTGTTTGCTTTCACTCCAATTAAGGGAACTGCTCTGGAGAAACTTTCCTCTCCACCAATAGAGAGATATAGGAAAATTCAGGCTGCTCACTACCTTATAAAGGCTGGAAGGGCTAAAGTTGAAGACTTTGAGTTTGATGACGCAGGTAATTTAATTAGAATCCCACATAAAGTCCCTTATACCGCATTTCTTACTCAAGGGTGTCCGTTCTGTAATAGGCCATATTATAACGAAAGGCCTGGAAGAGAACTATACAACTATCCTTCCATTGAGGTTCTTGTAGAGGATATGGAGAAAGGAAGGTTCACGGGTGTTTAA
- a CDS encoding SDR family oxidoreductase, translated as MLKIDLSGKLAFTTASSKGIGFGVAKVLAMAGADVIILSRNEENLKKAKEKIKEIADVNVEYIVADLTKKEDLERIVGEVKNIGDPDIFFYSTGGPKPGYFMEMTMEDWEEAVKLLLYPAVYLTRALVPGMEKKGFGRIIYSTSVAIKEPIPNIALSNVVRISLAGLVRTLAKELGPKGITVNGIMPGIIRTDRVIQLAQDKARREGKSLEEALQDYAKPIPLGRLGEPEEIGYLVAFLSSELGSYINGAMIPVDGGRLNSVF; from the coding sequence ATGTTGAAGATAGACTTATCTGGAAAGCTTGCATTTACCACGGCTTCAAGCAAGGGAATAGGATTCGGAGTGGCCAAAGTACTAGCTATGGCTGGGGCGGACGTGATAATTCTGTCTAGAAATGAGGAGAATCTAAAGAAGGCCAAAGAAAAAATAAAGGAGATAGCAGATGTTAATGTTGAATATATTGTAGCTGACTTAACGAAGAAAGAAGACCTAGAGAGAATAGTGGGAGAAGTCAAGAATATAGGGGATCCAGATATATTCTTTTATTCCACTGGTGGTCCTAAGCCTGGATATTTCATGGAGATGACAATGGAGGATTGGGAAGAGGCTGTTAAGCTATTATTGTATCCAGCTGTATACCTTACAAGAGCTCTAGTCCCAGGGATGGAGAAGAAAGGGTTTGGGAGGATAATATACTCAACAAGCGTGGCCATTAAAGAGCCCATTCCAAACATAGCTTTAAGCAACGTTGTGAGGATTTCCCTTGCAGGGCTTGTAAGAACTTTGGCCAAGGAGTTAGGGCCAAAAGGAATAACTGTTAATGGAATTATGCCGGGAATAATAAGAACTGATAGAGTTATTCAACTAGCCCAAGATAAAGCAAGAAGAGAAGGAAAAAGCCTAGAAGAGGCTCTCCAAGACTATGCGAAGCCCATTCCCCTAGGGAGACTTGGAGAACCAGAGGAAATAGGTTACCTAGTAGCATTCCTTTCAAGCGAGTTAGGGAGTTACATAAATGGAGCAATGATTCCAGTAGATGGAGGTAGACTAAACTCAGTATTTTAG
- a CDS encoding potassium channel family protein, with the protein MKELDEIRNCLIEMKNISSLMIDLALSSVMYNSEEIAEEVYLLEEKVDELTLKVKKLALKAAKQLEDPESMLSVIEMANINEQISDSAYEIADIVLRDVEPHPIIRKIMHDVEEEIGRVTVHSGSILIGKKLKELKLPSKIGVRLIAIKRGNKYIYNPSSDEVIKEGDILIAVGAGIDKLRELSKAEEDEEGEELD; encoded by the coding sequence ATGAAAGAGCTTGACGAAATTAGGAATTGCCTAATTGAGATGAAAAACATATCCTCACTAATGATAGACCTTGCACTTTCATCAGTAATGTACAATAGTGAGGAAATAGCAGAAGAAGTCTACCTTCTAGAAGAAAAGGTAGACGAATTAACATTAAAGGTGAAGAAGCTCGCACTGAAGGCAGCTAAGCAATTAGAAGACCCAGAAAGTATGCTAAGCGTAATAGAAATGGCCAACATTAATGAACAGATTAGTGATTCTGCATATGAGATAGCGGACATAGTTCTTAGGGACGTTGAGCCTCATCCCATAATAAGGAAAATAATGCACGATGTAGAGGAGGAGATTGGACGAGTAACAGTTCACTCAGGCTCTATCCTTATTGGAAAGAAGTTGAAAGAACTTAAACTTCCCTCAAAGATTGGAGTCAGGCTAATCGCAATAAAGAGAGGGAACAAGTACATCTACAATCCTTCCAGTGACGAAGTAATAAAAGAGGGAGACATCTTAATAGCTGTGGGGGCAGGTATTGACAAATTAAGAGAACTATCTAAGGCAGAGGAGGACGAAGAGGGAGAAGAACTCGACTAA
- a CDS encoding MFS transporter, with translation MLKSLWYLNFSTLFFFLGVSILNPLVSPYAITLGATPVIVGIVAGTVSIVSLSSKPLGGYLGDRGFKFHAMFIGNIIGIIAVLLYVLSNILGNIWVFALGRAVHGFAMGIFFPSSLALAVDLAPKGRVGESLGWRGMMFSLGNIVGPGIGGFISDNFGFVSAFIFSGIFSFIGSLFVLIVWREIGSVKSEKASERGNYRELLRRSFVSASVSLFLISMAYSGVVTYLPALYKVSGFGQSVFGMYMMFVGIASFIMRVFGGKIADIKGPIPVARVGILILGSSYLALAFNQYPPFSFIVGVVSGLGFGLLIPALQYMALANLPGNIRTMGSSIYTMFFDLGMLSGQLAFGVVAEVRGYEGIFPFIALLPFVSLITVHFPLLRREGNEG, from the coding sequence ATGCTTAAAAGTCTTTGGTATCTAAACTTTTCCACACTATTCTTTTTCCTGGGGGTAAGCATACTTAACCCGTTAGTTTCCCCTTATGCCATAACATTAGGGGCCACTCCCGTCATAGTAGGAATCGTGGCTGGAACTGTTTCTATTGTTTCCCTCTCCTCAAAACCACTTGGTGGATACCTGGGAGATAGGGGTTTTAAGTTCCATGCAATGTTTATTGGAAACATAATTGGGATAATAGCTGTTCTTTTATACGTTCTATCTAATATTTTAGGAAATATATGGGTATTTGCCTTGGGCAGAGCAGTCCACGGTTTTGCAATGGGGATCTTCTTTCCCTCCTCTCTTGCATTAGCTGTCGACTTGGCACCTAAAGGGAGAGTGGGAGAATCGCTCGGCTGGAGAGGAATGATGTTTTCTCTAGGGAATATAGTGGGTCCCGGAATTGGAGGGTTTATATCTGATAATTTTGGATTTGTTAGTGCATTCATCTTCAGTGGAATATTCTCTTTTATTGGATCACTATTTGTTTTGATAGTATGGAGAGAAATAGGCAGTGTTAAGAGCGAAAAGGCATCAGAGAGAGGTAATTATAGAGAATTACTTAGGAGGTCATTTGTTTCGGCATCAGTTTCCCTATTTTTGATATCCATGGCTTATTCTGGTGTTGTAACTTATCTACCCGCTCTTTACAAGGTTTCTGGTTTTGGTCAGAGCGTGTTCGGGATGTACATGATGTTTGTGGGCATTGCAAGCTTTATAATGAGAGTTTTTGGAGGTAAGATTGCCGATATTAAGGGTCCAATTCCAGTTGCGAGAGTGGGAATATTAATTTTGGGATCTTCATACTTGGCATTGGCTTTTAATCAATATCCTCCATTCTCCTTTATAGTTGGAGTTGTATCTGGATTAGGATTTGGTCTCCTCATTCCTGCATTGCAATATATGGCATTGGCCAATCTCCCAGGAAACATTAGAACAATGGGTTCGAGCATTTATACGATGTTCTTTGACCTGGGAATGTTATCGGGGCAACTAGCCTTTGGAGTTGTTGCTGAAGTTAGAGGGTATGAGGGAATATTTCCCTTTATTGCTCTGCTCCCATTCGTGTCCCTTATAACTGTACATTTCCCATTATTAAGGAGGGAAGGAAATGAAGGTTAG
- a CDS encoding isoaspartyl peptidase/L-asparaginase family protein has translation MVAIIVHGGAGTIRKEERIPKIIEGVREAVLTGWRELKKGSALDAVEEAVKVLEDNPLFNAGTGSVLTLDGKVEMDAAIMRGKTLDAGAVAGIWGVKNPISVARKVMEKTDHVLLIGEGAVKFARLMGFPEYDPTTEERRKQWEELRKKLLETGEIRHWKKLSELIKEYPEVLRSTVGAVAFDGEEIVAGTSTGGVFLKMFGRVGDTPIIGAGTYANEVAGASCTGLGEVAIKLSLAKTATDFVRLGLDAQAASEAAIRLATKYFGPDTMGIIMVDSNGNVGFAKNTKHMSYAFMKEGMKEPEAGV, from the coding sequence ATGGTAGCTATTATTGTCCATGGCGGAGCGGGAACAATTAGAAAAGAGGAGAGGATTCCAAAGATCATCGAGGGAGTTAGGGAGGCAGTTTTAACCGGTTGGAGAGAACTGAAAAAGGGTTCTGCCCTTGATGCTGTTGAAGAAGCCGTAAAAGTTCTTGAGGACAATCCTCTCTTTAATGCTGGTACAGGAAGCGTTTTGACCTTAGATGGAAAAGTAGAGATGGACGCTGCAATAATGAGAGGAAAAACATTGGATGCTGGTGCTGTTGCAGGGATATGGGGAGTGAAAAACCCAATTAGTGTGGCAAGAAAAGTTATGGAAAAGACTGATCATGTATTACTTATTGGAGAAGGAGCTGTTAAATTTGCAAGGCTAATGGGTTTTCCTGAATACGATCCCACAACAGAAGAGAGAAGAAAACAGTGGGAGGAGTTGAGGAAAAAACTACTTGAAACTGGAGAAATACGCCACTGGAAAAAGTTAAGTGAGCTTATAAAGGAATATCCAGAAGTCTTAAGGAGTACCGTAGGAGCTGTAGCCTTTGATGGGGAGGAGATAGTAGCTGGAACTTCAACTGGGGGAGTATTCCTTAAGATGTTTGGTAGGGTAGGGGATACTCCTATAATCGGGGCTGGAACGTATGCAAATGAGGTTGCTGGGGCTTCATGTACTGGTTTGGGGGAGGTTGCAATTAAGCTAAGCTTAGCGAAAACAGCAACTGACTTCGTAAGGCTCGGTTTGGATGCTCAAGCTGCAAGTGAAGCAGCAATAAGATTAGCTACAAAGTACTTTGGGCCTGATACAATGGGAATAATCATGGTTGACTCTAATGGGAATGTTGGCTTTGCTAAGAATACAAAACACATGAGTTACGCATTTATGAAGGAAGGCATGAAGGAACCGGAGGCAGGGGTGTAA
- a CDS encoding TIGR00266 family protein translates to MKYKIEHRPSFSLLEVELDAGESIQAEAGAMVYMDPTVEIVTKAKGGLLGALKRSILGGESFFVNIFKGPGKVGLAPGYPGDIIGLEVNGKLYAQSGAFIAASEDIDIDVKLGGIKTVIGREGLFLLELRGRGIAFLSSYGGIQKISLRGESLIVDTSHLVAFTEGIDFTIKTIGGLKSTLFGGEGFVFEFRGTGDVYIQTRSLDGFLSWLLPHLPSSR, encoded by the coding sequence ATGAAATATAAGATAGAACATAGACCAAGCTTTTCTCTTTTGGAAGTCGAGCTAGATGCAGGTGAGAGCATTCAAGCAGAAGCAGGTGCAATGGTATACATGGATCCAACGGTGGAAATAGTAACTAAAGCCAAGGGAGGACTCTTAGGAGCGCTTAAGAGGTCTATTCTAGGAGGAGAAAGCTTCTTTGTAAACATCTTCAAAGGCCCAGGAAAAGTAGGACTTGCTCCAGGTTATCCGGGAGATATAATTGGATTGGAAGTAAATGGGAAATTATACGCCCAAAGTGGAGCTTTCATTGCAGCTTCAGAAGACATTGACATTGACGTGAAACTTGGAGGTATAAAAACAGTTATAGGGAGAGAAGGCTTATTCCTATTGGAGTTAAGGGGAAGAGGCATTGCATTTCTCTCAAGTTATGGAGGAATACAAAAAATATCCTTAAGGGGAGAAAGCTTAATAGTAGATACAAGCCATTTAGTTGCCTTTACTGAAGGGATAGACTTCACAATTAAAACGATTGGTGGGCTAAAGAGCACTTTGTTTGGTGGAGAAGGATTTGTTTTTGAGTTTAGAGGAACAGGAGACGTTTATATTCAAACTAGGAGCTTAGACGGATTTTTAAGCTGGCTATTGCCACATCTCCCAAGCTCCCGCTAG
- the purC gene encoding phosphoribosylaminoimidazolesuccinocarboxamide synthase translates to MEIYEGKAKKMIPLDEDKFIMEFKDDATAFDGVKKAKFVGKGWLNAQISAKLFKLLEDHGIKTHFIGVAGGNRLIVERLEMYPIEVVVRNVVAGSLKKRLPLPEGYELPEPIVELYYKSDELHDPMINYYHARILGISEEEIKEMERIALKVNEILKKFFREKGIILVDFKLEFGKNKKGEIVLADEISPDTCRFWDVETKKSLDKDVFRFDKGDLIEAYKELYKRLIGEEPQI, encoded by the coding sequence ATGGAGATATATGAGGGCAAGGCCAAAAAGATGATACCACTCGATGAAGATAAGTTCATTATGGAGTTTAAAGATGATGCAACGGCATTCGATGGTGTAAAAAAGGCTAAGTTTGTGGGAAAAGGATGGTTAAATGCTCAAATTTCGGCAAAGCTCTTCAAGTTGCTTGAAGACCACGGAATAAAGACACACTTCATAGGAGTGGCCGGAGGAAATAGACTGATTGTTGAAAGACTTGAGATGTATCCTATTGAAGTAGTTGTAAGAAATGTTGTTGCTGGAAGTCTAAAGAAGAGATTACCTCTTCCCGAAGGATACGAGCTTCCAGAACCTATAGTTGAATTGTATTACAAGAGTGATGAGCTTCACGATCCAATGATAAATTACTATCATGCAAGAATACTAGGAATTAGTGAAGAAGAAATAAAGGAGATGGAAAGGATAGCCCTTAAAGTCAACGAAATCTTAAAAAAATTCTTTAGGGAGAAAGGAATTATTCTTGTAGATTTCAAATTAGAATTTGGAAAGAACAAGAAGGGAGAAATAGTATTGGCCGATGAGATCAGTCCAGACACATGCAGGTTCTGGGATGTAGAGACAAAAAAGAGCTTGGATAAAGATGTATTTAGGTTTGACAAAGGAGATCTAATTGAAGCTTATAAGGAGCTTTACAAGAGATTAATTGGGGAAGAACCACAAATTTGA
- a CDS encoding DUF998 domain-containing protein: MRRDQFFAGIIGPIIAYLGILSAIYVQRSWWRLTENAISDLGKIGLQYNWLLNVPLVLTAALMIYYGLGLLSHLTTKIERIGGAIFILGVIFLALIGIFPEGTSPHYYVSWAFFIITSIGMLITGIGIGLARNRIVLYLTIGIFVVGWILGIIAMKTFKGVAIPEFIGAISFTLWHYIILLKITKSLVSS, translated from the coding sequence ATGAGGAGAGATCAATTCTTCGCTGGAATCATTGGGCCTATTATAGCATACTTAGGTATTTTATCAGCAATTTATGTCCAGAGATCCTGGTGGAGACTCACAGAAAATGCAATAAGTGATCTAGGGAAAATAGGCCTGCAATACAATTGGTTATTAAACGTTCCATTGGTGCTAACTGCCGCACTTATGATTTACTATGGCTTAGGTCTGCTTTCACATCTAACAACAAAGATAGAAAGGATAGGGGGAGCAATCTTCATCCTGGGAGTAATATTCCTAGCCTTGATAGGAATATTTCCTGAGGGCACATCACCTCACTACTACGTTAGTTGGGCCTTTTTCATAATCACAAGTATAGGAATGCTCATTACCGGAATAGGAATTGGACTCGCAAGAAACAGAATTGTTCTTTATCTTACAATTGGAATTTTCGTCGTTGGGTGGATCTTAGGAATTATAGCAATGAAAACATTCAAAGGGGTGGCAATACCAGAATTCATTGGAGCGATAAGTTTTACCCTCTGGCACTACATAATTCTGTTAAAGATCACGAAATCCTTAGTTAGTTCATAA